One Excalfactoria chinensis isolate bCotChi1 chromosome 13, bCotChi1.hap2, whole genome shotgun sequence genomic window, AGCACCCCATGCCTTCAGCatgaagtgaaaaatgttaCATGAGCATTTCAGAGGCTTGAGGAGGAAATAAGCCCATGCTCCTCTCCAAAACCAGCCTTATCTTACAGGGAAGAGGTAACAATGCTCTGTGTCCCATTAAGGATTAAGTAAAttaagaaaaggaggaaggagattGAGTTAAAGCACTCACTTGTGCTTCACTCCTTGGGCACTGAGTGCTAGAGAGACATTCCCAGGGCTGCTCCACTGCACTGCTCTGTCCATGGGCTGCATGGCACAGAACATGGCTCATGGGCATCTGCAGGATGTCTGCACTGTTATTCAGGATGAGGACCAGTGCCTTCCCTCTGtctgctgcccttctgcagCTTACAGGAGGATCCAACACCTGGGTGTATGACCCAGCTCCCCAGGGCACAGACCTTGCCACGCAGCAAGGCATGGTGCACTGCAATACCAGTACCTGAGGTCTGTCTGTCCTGAAATACCTCTTCATACGTCACTCCTTAACTATCTTGTCAAAACCACAAAGGAAATTTGCAAATTAGAGTCCGAATTAAAACCCCAATTTCCTGTGTCCCATTCCAGCATCTTAACCAAAAGTCAGCCCTTCCTTTTGATGTAAAATAAGGCAAAAATTGGTCTTTGGTTCCCCAGACATGGCTGTGGAGTTTCTCTGAAGGGGAGGGCACAAGGAGATGTTATTATTACACTCTGTACTGTTTCTCTTAAACTCTTAAACAAAAACACCCTGCTCAGTTTCCTAGCACCTGGGCCATTATCTCTCACcactttccctttttccatgtccctattttcctttttacactattgttgttgttttaattttacttccAGTTCAGCTCCAGCTCAGTGCGGAAGACGTGGGTGAGGTCTATATAAAGAGCACAGTGTCGGGGCAGTACCTGGCAATGGACACCAATGGGCTCCTGTATGGCTCGGTAAGCTGCAGCACACCATACAGGGGCCTGGCAAGTGGGGATCCACCATCCCTGGGGCAGTTCCagaacatggggatgtggcatgggggacatggtcagtgggcctggtgggctgggctggggttGAGGATCTGAGAGGTTgtttccagccttaatgatctgtgattctatgatctggtgcccaggagctgcaggacacAGAGTCACCAAAAATAATCCAGGTCTTTGATATCCATTTATAGCAAAGTGCACATCCCATATCCCTGTTGGTAGGCTTCTCAGCCTTGCCAAGGAGATGCTTTGCTCCCCATACTCGTGGGCTGTGGGCATCGGACTGCAAGTGAGTCAGGACCAAGTCAGAAGCCCATACTGTACTGTGTGGTGGGCACGGGGAGAGGGCAGCAGCCCCCAAGACGCACCCTGCCCCATGACACCCCTCTCACTAACCCCCCCACAACTCTTTTCCAGCAGCTACCGGGTGAGGAGTGCCTGTTCCTTGAGAGGCTCGAGGAGAACCATTACAACACATACATCTCCAAAAAGCATGCGGACAAGAACTGGTTTGTTGGGCTGAAGAAGAATGGGAACAGCAAGCTGGGGCCGCGGACTCACTATGGACAGAAGGCCATCCTCTTCCTCCCATTGCCAGTGTCAGCTGACTGAGCCCTGTCCCACAGCTCACAGCCACCCCTGCCCTGGCACCGGCCACCCGCCCCTGCTGCCCCTTTCTGGTGTTCCAATGAAGAGCCAAGTGTGCCCCAAGCTGTAGGTAAAGGCTTGAACCAAACCGGacctgagctgctcagccttgCACGACCCTTTGCAGCAGTGATGAGGAGCCTCAAAGACAGCCATGCACGGGAATGTGTGgtttccagcacagctgctgttggAACCCAGCACTCCCAGTGCTCTGTGTCACCCCATTTATCCATCCAAGTACGCTGCTGCCAATAAGCCTTCAAGCAACTTCCAGCATTGCTGTTGTTCGTGTTACTGAGTGAGAGCCCAGCAAAAAGCTTGCAGATAACTTCACCATACTAAGCCAAGCTAATGCCAGCCAGGAGCCCCAAGTCCTCAGCATCTTAACCTTCCTTAGAATACTGCTGTACCTCATGCTAATATCTGCCAcgttatttgtatttatttattaagtaaaTCTGTCTCTTCCACAATCCATTTGTAAGTGCACATGGCACCAAATGCCCTGACACTGTCCTGGAGATGCTGGAGCAgaacaggagcagcagaagtgctgcagttCACACGGCTGAGGGGCACAGTGAGATTCCTCCTGGGTGACAGCTGGGCTGGGGACACAAAGCTGGAGCTGCATGGCTCCCAAATGCTCTTTTCAGTGCTTCCTTCCCTACAGCCCCTCCTGCTAGGCCTGGCTTTCCATACTggacagcaaagggaaaaaggcaTTTTGGTCCATAGCATAACATAACAGTGTTAAACATTCCTCTGTTCAAATGACAATTCTAGGTCAGTGGTGAAAAGCGCTCCTCTTCTGATTAGAAGAAATGGATAATCGcatttattttacctttatttttgtataatAAATCCTTGGAAACTGCAGAAGTGTGTGTTTGGTGGgagcactgcactgctctgcagctctctgtgcttCCCGCAGTGGTTGAGTGGGACACAGCATCAGGTGTGTCTTATTGCACCCACTGTGAGCACACATAGAGCTTGAGGAACCACAGACATCACCTCCCAGTTTTCAGTTACAACCCACAAAAGCCAAAAGGCACACTTCTACTGCAAACactaattaaaacattttaattagaagaaagagggaagtAATGCTTGCAAAAGTTTACTCGGCACAAGCaacttcccctccttcccctcgAAAGTAAACCACAGCTGTAGGATACACCCCTGCACTACAAgcaggctgggtgctgctcctgcactgccCAGGACCTGCGTCCATTCTGCAGCACTGTCTGATCTGTGCATCAGAGCACACCCTGTGCAACCCACCTCAAACACAACTCGATTACTAAAGGTCAGTGAGCAATGATCCGTCAGCTGTGTCCCCATCACAAGCAGTGCACAGGTACAACTACCTGAGTGCCCTTTACACCTCAGTGAGAGCAGCTGCACTgtatggggctgggggcagggctCAGCATGCTGCGAGCATGGCATAAAGGGGGCCCTGTGCAGGGTGTGCGGCAGGGCTGGGCCCTGCAATCCCCGCTCTCATTGTTCCTACAAATTTATATGTGCATGAGAGTTGTTAAGTCTGACATTTAAACTGGTACTTAGCAGCATTGGGCCTGAGTGTCTGCCAAAAGCCCAGCAATAGGGCAGTGGGAGGGCAGGGACAGGAGGATGATGTGAGGATGACACAGGCACGGCTCTGTACCAAACTCAGAAGTGCTGTGGGTGACGCTGGTGatggcacacagagctgtgagctgGAACAGGGCAGAGCGACGTGGACAGAAAGCAGCACCAGCAACTTGCTTAAACATGGTGACAAATCTCCCTGTAAAACCCTTCACTGTCATTCAAGTGAGAAAGGAACGAGTGCATGCACAGAAGAGCCGGGCTTCTAATTAAACTGGAAAGTTGGAAAATATAACCATGGGTTGAGCTGTGCTGCCTCCCAACACCTCATTAACCACAGAGCATTCCTCTCATTAGACTTCTGCACTCAGAAATGAGCACCTCTGATACACACTTGACACCCAACTGGGGGAAAATGTCAACACTTTGTCTGGAAAATAATTCCCGAGGAGGCCGCAGTGATGGATTCAGACAGACGAGCAAGGAGGGATGGCGGCACCCGGGGAAACCACACAGTGCTCAGAGAGCTTTGTCCTCAGGGTGAGAGGTGAGCGGAAAAATAACACTTGGAAGGCTCAATGAAAGTATCGCTTAAAGATCTTCCCCAGGAGGTGTGCGGCTGTGAGGGGGCAGCGCCGGTGCCACCGCTCGGCccccaggagggcagcagcagtgcgGGGCTCTGCGCTCCGCTCAGGGCTCTGCCCCGCGGCGTGTCCGTCCGGCACCGGGGAGCGGAGCGTCCAAAGTCGCAGCCATCGCTGCACGAGGAGCgctgcagcttttgttttttcccctttaaatcTCACCCTTTACATTAAATAAACAACTCCCTGACGCGCTGCCAGTTGTTAGGAAGGAATGTAAATCTGGGTCTAACGGCTCCCATCTGTTCTCCGTGGATTACACGGAAATGCCCATGAAAGGTAAAGGCTGGGACGAGTTGCAGGGACTGGTTGCGGTCCGGCGCTGCCCGTACAACCCCAGCCGGAGCCTGGGTCTCTTGCTGGAAAGACAACACAGATCAAGTCCATCCCTCGGAAGCCTCTCTTCCACCGGCGGATTTAAACGAGAGCAGAAATCCCGAACGCAGCGCAGCTACTCGCGCCCGGAGCCGCCATCTGCGCTCTCCCCGCCTTGTCCTCCCGCCGGCCGCCAGCAGGTGGCAGCGCCGAGGCGCTGTGCGCGCACCGCACGGGGGTGATCGGGGCCGCTCGGGGCCCGTCCGGGCTTCGCCAGCTTGGAAAGGCAAAGCGCCGACATCTGCGTCCGCGTGGGGACCCCGAACGGAGTGGGAGAGCACGTCAGGGACACACGGTCCCCATGGCGCAGCGCTGAGGGCACCTCCTCGCCCCGTCCCTTCCATCTCGTGTGTCGGGGTGGGGAGCTCCCCAGCAGCGCCCATCCGGAGTAACGGGAGTAATGGGCTGGGGAACCCACGCGGCCAAGGATCCAGTTCCCCGCGGGGAACAGGCAGGGAAAGAGAGGCTGGGCTCCTGCGAGCCGGGATGGAGCCTTGGATCACACGCAGAACATTCATCCCACAaagctgcttcttccttttccttcaacTCAGTGGGCTGCTTTGCCCGTGAGAGAGCGCTCAGACCGAGCCTGAAAAGCCAGAACAACTGAAGCAAGGAAGCCTGAAATAATCTATTATTAAACTCTGGGAATCcaagcaaaaggaaagcttGGGTTTCCGCAGCTTTCCTGTGGTTGGCATTTTGGAAAGCCTGCTGGAGGACACACACATCTCGATACTGGGCGGCCAGGGAGAGGGCTGCAGCCACGGAGCCATTGCCATTGTCCCCATCACCATTCCCAGTGCTGGGGTCTGCCCCAACACACTGCCCCTCTGGCCAGGGATCTCATACTGTGTCCATCCGTTGTTTAAACAGGAGCAACTTCCATGGTGAATGTCACATTAGGATGAGTGGAGGAACTCACAGGAGCTTGAGAAAGTTCCAGCAAACCCTCCACCTCAAAGCACAGCCGTGGCCTCCCTACTGGCTTGCACAGGCTGGGCTGTTGGTAACACGCACAGCAAATTGTTCCGGTGGCTCTGGGAGACGGCTAACCTCCGCTTCTTGATCAGGTCCCGGCTATAGGGAGCGCTGCTCACCGCCCACCCCCCTCCCGGGGCCCCCAGACAGCTGCAGCTCGACTCGGCGCAGCGCCGGAGGCGGTCCCTCGGATCGCAGTTACCTGCTCCTCGGCCCTTCCTGGCTCTCAGGCTTTTCCCTTCTCCGCTAACTTGGTCCTGCAGGAAACTCTGCTTCCCACATTAAGCAGATTGCCTGCACCAGAGCAGACAAATACATTTATCATGCTAAATTCCCGAGCCATTACACTGCAGAGTTTCCGGGATATGAATCCTCTGTCTCTCATATCCTCCCCGGCCCCGTTTCCGGAGTGGGGCTGCTGTGCATTCAtcacccacagcacagagcatcccTGAAGTTCACTCAGAGCCCGACTGCACCAAGGGCAcga contains:
- the FGF1 gene encoding fibroblast growth factor 1 isoform X1; this encodes MAEGEITTFTALTERFGLPLGNYKKPKLLYCSNGGHFLRILPDGKVDGTRDRSDQHIQLQLSAEDVGEVYIKSTVSGQYLAMDTNGLLYGSQLPGEECLFLERLEENHYNTYISKKHADKNWFVGLKKNGNSKLGPRTHYGQKAILFLPLPVSAD
- the FGF1 gene encoding fibroblast growth factor 1 isoform X2; translated protein: MAEGEITTFTALTERFGLPLGNYKKPKLLYCSNGGHFLRILPDGKVDGTRDRSDQHIQLQLSAEDVGEVYIKSTVSGQYLAMDTNGLLYGSLPGEECLFLERLEENHYNTYISKKHADKNWFVGLKKNGNSKLGPRTHYGQKAILFLPLPVSAD